Proteins from a genomic interval of Trifolium pratense cultivar HEN17-A07 linkage group LG6, ARS_RC_1.1, whole genome shotgun sequence:
- the LOC123890435 gene encoding glucomannan 4-beta-mannosyltransferase 9-like produces MDHFSSTTTSTIPFALQGAKDDITMQISLIWSQIKAPLIVPLLRISVFLCLIMSVMMFIERVYMGVVITLVKLFGRKPEKRYKWEPIKDDIELGNSCYPMVVVQIPMYNEREVYQLSIGAACGLSWPSDRIIIQVLDDSTDPTIKELVQLECQRWASKGVNIKYEVRDNRNGYKAGALKEGMKHSYVKQCDFVAIFDADFQPEPDFLWRTVPFMVHNSELGLIQARWKFVNADECMMTRMQEMSLDYHFTVEQEVGSSTYAFFGFNGTAGVWRIAALNEAGGWKDRTTVEDMDLAVRASLKGWKFLYLSNLKVKNELPSTFKAYRYQQHRWSCGPANLFRKMVMEIIRNKKVTLWKKIHVIYSFFFVRKVIAHINTFVFYCIVLPATVLVPEVAVPKWGAVYIPSVITLLNAVGTPRSLHLLVFWILFENVMSLHRAKATVVGLLETSRVNEWVVTEKLGDALKVKAGTKALKKPRFRIEDRIHLLELGVGMYLFFIGWYDVMFGKNHYFIFLFIQAFAFFIMAFGYIGTFVPNS; encoded by the exons AtggatcatttttcttctactACTACTTCTACTATCCCTTTTGCATTACAAGGAGCAAAAGATGACATAACCATGCAAATTTCTTTGATTTGGAGTCAAATCAAAGCACCATTGATAGTTCCATTACTAAGAATATCAGTGTTTTTGTGTTTAATAATGTCGGTTATGATGTTTATTGAAAGAGTTTATATGGGTGTTGTCATTACTCTTGTGAAGCTATTTGGAAGAAAACCTGAAAAACGTTACAAATGGGAACCAATTAAGGATGATATTGAGTTAGGAAACTCTTGTTATCCAATGGTTGTTGTTCAAATCCCCATGTACAATGAAAGAGAg GTTTATCAATTGTCAATTGGAGCTGCATGTGGTCTTTCATGGCCTTCTGATAGAATCATTATACAAGTTCTTGATGATTCTACTGACCCAACAATTAAG gAATTGGTGCAACTAGAATGCCAAAGATGGGCAAGCAAAGGTGTGAATATAAAGTATGAAGTTAGAGACAATAGAAATGGTTACAAAGCAGGGGCATTAAAAGAAGGAATGAAGCATAGCTATGTGAAGCAATGTGATTTTGTTGCAATCTTTGATGCTGATTTTCAGCCAGAGCCTGATTTCTTATGGCGTACAGTGCCATTTATGGTGCATAATTCTGAACTTGGGCTTATTCAAGCTCGATGGAAATTTg tGAATGCTGATGAATGTATGATGACCAGAATGCAAGAGATGTCATTAGATTACCATTTTACTGTGGAACAAGAAGTGGGCTCTTCCACTTACGCTTTCTTTGGCTTCAATG GGACTGCGGGAGTTTGGAGAATTGCAGCGCTGAATGAGGCTGGTGGATGGAAAGATAGGACCACGGTTGAAGACATGGACTTGGCTGTTCGAGCTAGTCTCAAAGGATGGAAATTCTTATACTTGTCTAACTTGAAG GTTAAAAATGAATTGCCAAGTACTTTCAAGGCCTACCGTTACCAACAACATCGTTGGTCTTGCGGACCAGCCAATCTTTTCCGAAAAATGGTCATGGAGATAATTAGAAACAAG AAAGTGACCTTGTGGAAGAAGATACATGTCATTTACAGCTTCTTCTTTGTTAGAAAAGTGATAGCACACATCAATACATTTGTGTTTTACTGCATTGTACTACCGGCGACGGTTTTGGTACCTGAGGTTGCGGTCCCTAAATGGGGAGCTGTTTATATCCCTTCGGTTATCACACTTCTCAATGCAGTTGGAACTCCAAG GTCACTCCATTTACTTGTCTTTTGGATTTTATTTGAGAATGTTATGTCTCTACATCGAGCGAAGGCTACTGTTGTTGGTCTACTTGAGACTAGTCGAGTGAATGAATGGGTTGTGACTGAGAAACTTGGAGATGCTCTTAAGGTTAAAGCAGGCACTAAAGCGCTCAAGAAGCCTCGATTCAGGATTGAAGACAG AATTCACTTGTTAGAACTTGGTGTTGGGATGTACCTCTTCTTTATTGGTTGGTACGATGTTATGTTCGGGAAAAACCACTACTTCATCTTTCTCTTTATCCAAGCATTCGCCTTCTTCATCATGGCATTTGGATATATTGGAACATTCGTTCCGAACTCCTAG